One genomic segment of Catalinimonas alkaloidigena includes these proteins:
- the tsf gene encoding translation elongation factor Ts, producing MAITAKDVNKLRQMTGAGMMDCKKALVEADGDFDKAVEILRKKGQKISASRSDRETNEGTVFVKSSDDLKEAVMISLNCETDFVAKNEEFQQAGNAILDVAFNEKPANVDELQKLKLGDLTVEEKLTELVGKIGEKIDIGAYERLTGEMVVSYIHAGNRLGVLVALENTGGDAEEAGRDVGMQIAAMNPVALDKDEVDQATIERELTIGRDQAKAEGKPENIIEKIAQGKLNKFYKDNTLVNQAYVKDPSMSVAQYLDSVNKGMKVIAFKRISVSE from the coding sequence ATGGCTATCACTGCAAAAGATGTAAATAAGCTCCGCCAGATGACAGGAGCCGGAATGATGGACTGCAAAAAGGCTCTGGTTGAAGCAGATGGCGATTTTGATAAAGCAGTAGAGATCCTTAGAAAGAAGGGACAAAAAATATCAGCCTCTCGCTCCGACCGCGAAACAAATGAAGGAACTGTATTTGTCAAATCAAGTGATGATCTTAAGGAAGCTGTAATGATCTCACTCAATTGTGAGACTGACTTCGTAGCCAAAAATGAAGAATTTCAGCAGGCGGGTAATGCTATCCTTGATGTAGCTTTCAATGAGAAGCCAGCTAATGTAGATGAACTTCAAAAGCTGAAGCTTGGTGATCTTACTGTAGAAGAAAAACTGACTGAATTGGTTGGTAAAATAGGTGAGAAAATAGACATCGGTGCATACGAAAGGCTTACTGGCGAAATGGTAGTCTCTTATATCCACGCTGGAAACCGTTTGGGAGTACTGGTAGCATTGGAGAATACCGGTGGGGATGCAGAAGAAGCAGGACGTGATGTAGGTATGCAGATTGCTGCCATGAACCCCGTCGCACTTGATAAGGATGAAGTAGATCAGGCCACCATTGAGCGTGAATTGACAATTGGGCGTGATCAGGCTAAAGCTGAAGGTAAGCCTGAAAATATCATTGAAAAAATTGCTCAGGGTAAGCTTAACAAATTCTATAAAGACAACACTTTAGTGAATCAGGCCTATGTTAAAGATCCAAGTATGAGTGTAGCTCAGTACCTGGATAGCGTTAACAAAGGCATGAAAGTTATTGCTTTCAAACGTATTTCGGTTAGTGAGTAA